A window of Limosilactobacillus reuteri genomic DNA:
GTGAAAAATGGAGTCCGTTCCTAAAATAACTCCGTGTGATACAAGTTGGGGGAACATGATTAAATAGGCCATTGCAGCGATGGCACAGTATGGGAGCCCCCAATTAATTAGATTAGCAATTTTAGATTTCATAAAATTGAGAATTAAACTAAACCAGTTTAATTTTTCCTTTCCTCAAATATTTACCTTAATAATTATACGGCAGAAAAGTTGGCTGTAAAATAACCTTCTGCAGCTAGTTTAATTGTTAAGCAGTAGTAAAATGCGCTATTATAAGATAGTGGCAAAGGGGAGTGAAAAAATGGCAGAATTAGTAATTGTACGTCATGGGCAAAGTCAAGCTAATCGTGATAATATTTTTACTGGCTGGACTGATGTTCCGTTGACTCCTAAAGGAATTGAACAGGGTGAATTAGTAGGTAAAGAATTGCTAAGACTAGGTATCCAATTTAGCGATGCGTATACGTCCTACATGGAACGGGCAATCATGACAACTAATATTATCCTAGAAGAAATTAATCAGTTATATATTCCTGTCCATAAAACGTGGCGACTAAATGAACGTCATTATGGGGCATTGAGTGGTCGGAACAAAGATGAAGTGAAGAAAGAAATTGGTGCAGAACAGCTTCATAAATGGCGGCGTGGGTTTAAAGATTTACCACCACAATTAAAAGAGCGTCAGCATGATCGCCGCTATGATCGCTTAGGAGTCAAGATTCCGCTTAGTGAGAGTTTAGAAATGACGCTCCAACGACTCCTCCCATATTGGCAAGGCCATATTGCGCCTCGTTTAATTGACGGACACAATCAGTTAATTGTTGCCCATGGCAGTTCTTTGCGGGCACTAATTAAATATTTAGATGGTATTTCAGATGATGATATTGATAAAGTGGAAGTTCCAAATGGCAAGCCTATCTTATATCGCTTTGATGATCATCTTAATGTCATTAAAAAGACTTTTATAACAATGGATGGTGAAATTGATGACAATACACGAATTAGCAAATAACCCAACGTTAAGCGGTCAAGTACGCTTGATTGAAAATATTGTTTATGGTGCGATGGATGGTGAGGCATTACATATGTCGATCTTAGCACCGTGGACGCAACGTTTCCCAAAACAATATCAAACTGAACCTCGACCATTGATTGTCTTTGTTCAAGGAAGCTCGTGGCGAACACCAAAAATGGGAGAAGAAATTCCACAACTGGTTCAATTTGTTCGGGCCGGTTATATCGTCGCGACTGTTCAACACCGTAGTTCAATTGATGGCCACCCATTTCCTGCCTTTTTGCAAGATGTTAAGACTGCCATTCGTTTCTTACGGGCCAATGCGCAAAAATATGCAATTGATCCGCAACAGGTTGCAATTTGGGGGACTTCCTCTGGGGCCAATGCGGCAATGCTAGTCGGCTTAACGGGTGATGATCCGCGCTATAAAGTTGACCTTTATCAAGACGAATCGGATGCAGTAGATGCTGTGGTTAGTTGTTTTGCCCCAATGGATGTGGAAAAGACGTTTGAGTATGATGCTAATGTTCCAGGGAATAAGCTACTGCAATATTGCTTATTAGGGTCTGATGTATCAAAGTGGCCAGAAATTGAAAAACAAATGAGTCCCTTATATCAAGTAAAAGATGGACAAAATTATCCGCCATTCTTATTATTCCATGGCGATGCTGATAAAGTTGTTCCATATGAACAAATGGAAAAAATGTATATGCGGTTGAAGGATAATGGAAATTCTGTTGAAGCGTACCGGGTTAAGGGTGCGAACCATGAACGAGATTTCTGGAGTCCAACAATTTACAATATTGTGCAGAAATTTCTTGATGATCAATTTAAATAAATTTTAGGAATTGTATTGACAACTTATTTTTTATAAGTTATGATTTTGACATACTAAGTTAGGAGGAACACGTCATGTTTAATAAACAATTAATTAACGCTACTGTTTGTTGTTGTGGATTGCGTCTTATGCGACCCACAGTTTGGCGTGCTTACTTTTAGTTGAGTAACTGCTAACGTAATCGGGAATAAATGCATAAGGCGCAAATTCAAGTGAGAAATTCTTGAGTTTGCGCCTTCTTTGTATTCGTTTTTGCATTCCCGAAATGTCAATTTAAGTTAGAAAGAAAATAGTTGCTCATCAGTGACGTAAGACATGAATACTTCATATGGAGTTCGATAGCCTAGTGATTTACGGGGCAGGTTATTTCGCTTACTCATCAGTTGGGTTACCAATTCATCAGGAAGATTGCGGAAATCTAGCTGTTTCGTTAAGCCATCCCGGCGTAAAAGACCGTTGTTGTTTTCGTTCAGCCCTCGTTGATTGGGAGCACCAACCTCGGCAAAGTAAGTGTGAAGGTCAAATTGATTGGCAATCTCGCGCCAGCCGGCGAATTCTTTTCCGTTGTCAAAGGTAATCGATTTGAAGAAGTACCGCGGGAATTTCCGAAGCCACTGACTTAAGTGTTGGTTAATCGCATCAGCCGTCTTTTCGTGCACATTGAGTACAATTTCGACCTTCGATTGGCGTTCGGTCAGGGTCATTACCGCCCCTTGGTGCTTTTTGCCTTGGACGGTATCAGCTTCAAGGTGCCCAAATTCAGTGGCATAGTGCGGAAAGTCCTTGGCACGCTCGTGAATACTTCGCCCCAATTGGCCAGCCTTCCCGCGGCGCTCGACATAGCGATTCGGGTGCCGCTTACCTCGCATCGGCAAGGAACGGACATCGAAGCCGAACTGGCCACGTTCAAACATCCGGTAAAGAGTTCGCCGGTTACAACTAATTGGGCGCTCAGCGCGCCCAATAATGGTATCAGGCGTCCACCCCTGGGCAATTTTGTCGTTGATATAAGTGAGTTCAGCCAGTGACAACTGAGTACGTTTTCGGCCACAACGTTGCTTATTGCGCATATAGTGATCTTGATAATCAGCAATTGAGGCACCGGTTTCCAGGTAACGATAAACGCGATAAACGTTTTCGGCGCAACGGTTGATCATTTGGGCCACTCGATACGCTTTAAGCTTTTGTACGAAAGAATGGGCGATGATTGTCAGCTCGTTTGTGGTAAGATGGGTGTAAGTCATTTGTGGTTTTCTTTCTTTTGTTTAGGGGTATTCAAAAGTCTACCACAAATGGCTTTTCTATTTTTCTAACTTAATTTTACAAACGGCGATTCTAAAGGAGATAGATATTATGAAATTCAACACACAATTAATTCATGGCGGTAATAGTGAGGATCCAACCACTGGTGCCGTTTCAACGCCGATCTACCGTTCATCAACATTCCATCAACACGTTCTTGGCGGTGAACCTAAATGGGAATATTCTCGAACAGGAAACCCAACACGTGCATCTCTTGAAAAATTAATCGCAGAGCTTGAACATGGGACAGCCGGCTTTGCATTTGCTTCTGGATCTGCTGCTATTTATGCTACTTTTTCTTTATTCTCGCAAGGCGATCATTTTGTAGTTGGTAGTGATGTATATGGGGGAACGTTCCGGTTAATCAATAAGGTATTAAAACGTTTTGGCCTTGAATTTACTGTTGTTGATATGCAAGACCTTGAAGCAGTAGAAAATGCAATTCAAGATAATACCGTTGCGGTTTACTTTGAAACACCGACTAATCCGCTCTTACAAATCGCTGATATTAAAGCAATTGCCGATATCGCAAAGAAGCATGGAGTAAAGACAATTGTTGATAATACCTTTGCCACTCCTTATAATCAACAACCATTAACTCTCGGGGCAGATATTGTTGTTCACTCCGCAACCAAATATTTAGGCGGTCATAGTGACGTTGTTGCCGGATTAGCAGTTACTAACGATGATGAGATTGCTGAACAATTAACATTCCTGCAAAACTCAATCGGTAGTACACTTGGTCCTGACGATAGTTGGCTATTACAACGGGGGATGAAAACTCTCGGTGCCCGGATACGCGTTCACCAAGAAAATGCGAATGAAGTTATTAACTTCCTCCAAAATGATGACCACATTGGAAAAATTTATTATCCAGGCATAAAAGATTTCCCTGGTCATGAGGTTGCAGCTAAGCAAATGCGGAACTTTGGAGCAATGATCTCCTTTGAACTTAAGGACGGTTTAGATGCGAAGAAGTTTGTTGAAAGTCTACAATTAATTGATCTTGCCGAAAGTTTAGGGGGAATTGAAAGCTTGATTGAAGTTCCAGCCGTCATGACCCATGGATCTATTCCCCGGGAAATAAGATTAGAAAACGGAATTAAAGATGAGTTGATTCGTCTTTCGGTGGGAATCGAGGACCCTGAAGATATTATTGCTGACTTGCAACAAGCACTTAAAAAATTAGATTAATTATAGAAGAAAGGAAACTGTGACTTATGTGGGAAATTATCAAGACATCTTTACCACAACTCTTAGCAGCGGGATTTAAATATACGATTCCGTTAGCGATTATTTCATTTTTCTTTGGACTGATTATTGCACTAGTAACAGCTTTAGTTCGTCTCTCTCGTCAACATGGCGCATTCATGATTCTTAAGTGGATTGCTAGTTTTTACGTCTGGCTTTTTCGGTCGACACCGCTGCTAGTTCAATTATTTATTGTATTCTTTGGACTGCCATATCTGAGAATTAAGGGAGTCCTGCCGCATGGAATAAAACTAGAACCATTTACAGCCGGCATTATTACATTTTCACTTAATACTGGTGCTTATGCTTCTGAAACAATTCGGGCAGCGATTAGTTCAGTTCCAACTGGGCAATGGGAAGCGGGCGCAGCAATCGGAATGACGCGGTTGCAAATCTTATGGCGAATTATTTTACCGCAAGCCTTAAGAGTAGCTTTACCGCCTCTATCAAATAGTTTTATAAGTTTGGTAAAGGACACGTCACTGGCTGCCTCAATTACAATTATGGAAATGTTTGCTGTTAGTCAACAAATTGCGGCCGAAAATTATCAACCATTACTTATGTATACTTTAGTAGCAATGGTTTACGCGGCCTTTACGACAATTTTATCTTATTTCCAAGGATATCTTGAGCGGGTAGTAGATCGGCAAGTGAATGCAAATAATAGGTGAGAAAAATGAAATTAACAAATATTAATAAAAATTTTGGTAATAAAAATGTCTTGAAAAATACCACGTTAGAGTTTCCTGCAGGTAAAACAACAGTAATGGTTGGTCCATCTGGATCTGGAAAATCAACAATTCTTCGCTCGCTTAACTTACTAGTAATGCCAGAGAGCGGCCAGTACGATTTTGATGATCATCATTTGGATTTTAGTCAAAAAATAAGCAATAAAGATAAGTTGGCAATTCGTCAAGAAACAGGGATGGTTTTCCAAGACTACAATCTTTTCCCTAATAAAACTGTCCTTGGTAATATTATTGAAGGACCAACACAGGTTTTGAAACAGCCGAAAAAAGAAGCAATTGCAAATGCGCATAATTTACTTGCTAAAGTGGGCTTAGCAGATTACGGGGAAGCCTATCCGAATGAATTATCTGGTGGACAGGCACAGCGGGTAGCGATTGCTCGGGCATTGGCAATGTCACCAAAGTATATCTTACTTGATGAACCAACTTCTGCCCTTGATCCAGAATTAGAACTTAGTGTGTTGAAGGTTCTATTGCAATTAGCTGAAGAAAAACAATCAATGGTAATTGTTACTCATAACATGGTCTTTGCGAAACATATTGCGGATAAGATTATTTTTGTGGAAAACGGCGAAATTTTATATAATGGTACTCCGGATGAGTTTTTTGCTCCGGATAATCCAAACAAACGAATTAAGAACTTTATCGCCTCAATGACAATGGAAAATTTAAAATAAAGGAAGTTTAGAATAATGAAATTTTGGAAGAAAGCACTATTAACAATTGCGGCCTTAACAGTCGGTACCTCTGCGGGAATTACAGGTGTCTCTGCTGCTTCATCAGCTGTTAATTCAGAATTAGTTCATAAGGGAGAATTGACAATTGGGCTTGAGGGAACTTACTCCCCGTATTCTTACCGTAAAAATAATAAATTAACTGGCTTTGAAGTAGACCTTGGTAAAGCAGTTGCTAAAAAGATGGGCTTAAAAGCTAACTTTGTACCAACTAAATGGGATTCGCTAATTGCCGGCCTTGGTTCAGGTAAGTTTGATGTAGTAATGAACAACATTACACAGACACCAGAACGAGCAAAGCAATATAATTTTTCTACGCCATATATCAAGTCACGGTTTGCATTAATTGTTCCTACTGATAGTAATATCAAGAGCTTGAAGGATATTAAAGGGAAGAAAATTATTGCTGGTACAGGAACTAATAATGCGAATGTGGTTAAAAAATATAAGGGTAACCTTACACCAAATGGCGATTTTGCTAGTTCCTTAGATATGATCAAGCAAGGTCGGGCTGCCGGAACCGTTAACTCGCGTGAAGCATGGTACGCTTACAGCAAGAAGAACAGTACTAAGGGTCTCAAGATGATTGATGTTTCTAGTGAACAAGATCCAGCCAAGATTTCAGCACTTTTTAACAAGAAAGATACTGCTATTCAATCTTCCTACAACAAAGCGCTTAAGGAACTTCAACAAGATGGCACAGTCAAGAAACTATCTGAAAAGTACTTCGGTGCAGATATTACTGAATAATAAAAAAAGATCTCCAACGTCTGTGTTACAGTGTTAGAGATCTTTTTTGAAAGCTATAAATAAAATATATTTATCACAGCTTTTTCACAAATTAATGTTAAATTATTATGCTAAAGTTCCCATTGGATCCCAAGGCTTAAGAACAACTGGGCTCTTAGCGTAATCATGTTTAAGATCTTCGCTAAGGTACTTCTTATTAATGACGACTTGGTAGCAGTACTTGTCCATCCAATCATCACTCATAATAAAGTAACCTTTATGACCGACCTTGTTTCCCCATGAGTTTTCGACTTTCCACTTAGTTGGTTTACCATCGACAAGGTCAACACCAGTGATAACCATTGCGTGATCCATCATGCTCTCACCATAATCCAGTGCTTCAGCTTTGGTCATTTCAAGGTCAACGTCAAATAGTTTGTCGTAGTCATAGGTGTTAAGGGCCATAATCCCAAGTTTAGTTTCTGAATATTTAATAACATCTGAACCAAACCAAACACTTTCGCCATTCTTTAATTGTTCAATCGCAAGCTGCTTGAATTCATCCATTGGCAGATTTAAGTGCTTGATTTCACGGCCGCCAACGACATTACCAAGCATATCGATGGTGTAAGTTTGGTGGTACTTTTTATCAGCAGTCGGTGCTTGGATGATTGAGATATAGTCATCGAGGTTCCAGCCAACATACTTCTTGAAGAATTCTTGAGGAGTAAGGTTAGTATCGCGGTGGAATTCGTTATCTTTCTTTGTCCGATATTCGAAGTCAAAGTGACTAACTGGTTCACCAAACGTGTAAGCAAGCATCCGATAATTTTCATTCAACATCTTCCGGCGCGTTTCGTCAATTGCTTCTTCATTTGCATGATCTTTGTTAATCATCTTTCGCAAAATAACGGCATCGTGACGAAGCTTGTTGTTTAAGACTTCATCGATTTCCCGGGAGTTAGAAGAGTTAAATGATTCGGGCATTGCGGCTTTTGGCATAACCCCATATTTGCTGATAAGGGCGCAAAGCATATCCCATTGACCACCATCATTTTGTGGCTCGTTCATTAACCATGAAACTTTTCGACTGTCGGTAGGCTTTTTAGCAGTCTTAATTACGTTTTGGTAGAAGTAATTAGATTTTTCAAACTTATCCCAGAAGAACTGGTAGGCCTGTGAAAGCTCAAAATTATCAGGTAAGTTAAATTTTTGTTGCATATCATGACGCATTGTGTTCAGAGCCGCAAACATCCAACAACGACCGGATTGTTTTTGATCAGCAACGTCCCCCGTCTTGAGGTCAATAGAGAAATGAGGAGTATTATCAGCAATTGAATGCCAATTAAAGCTTGCATTCCGTACCCCGTTTTTGGTAACAGTATTTTCTAAAACACTGCTGTTAGGGTAATGACGGTAGTTTTTATGAAAACTAGCAATATCTTCTTTGTTAATTGAAAAGCTCATTTGCAATATCTCCTTTGAATAGATTGAATTAACGAACGTGCAATACCTTTGGACCTTCTGGAGTACCAACAATTACGTCGTTAACTCGATTTAAGAATAAACCAGTTTCAACAATTCCAACCATGTGAATCAATTCGTCGGCTAAGGCCTTAGGATCATCAATTTCGCCAAGGTGAAGATCAATGATATAGTTATTTTCATCGGTACGGAACTTTTTATCCCCATCCATCCGCCAAGTTGGCTTGTAGCCTTTCTTTTCAAGACGGTCAAAGACATGTTGAGAACCGAATGGAATTACTTCAACCGGAAGAGGGAAAGCACCAAGTTTGTGGACGAGTTTGCTTTCGTCGACAATCCACATTACTTTATTTGAGGCATTAGCAACGATCTTTTCCCAAAGAAGGGCACCACCGCCACCTTTGATACCTTGGAAGTCATCACTTATTTCATCGGCCCCGTCAATAGTTAAATCGATGTGGTCAACGTCATCAATATCTTTAATTGTAATTCCGAGGTCGCGTGCTTGCTTAGCAGTTCGGTTTGAAGTTGTTACACCGATGATATCTTTGATTTTACCTTCTTGGACTTGCTTACCAAGCTCATCAACCATATATTTAACGGTTGATCCAGTTCCAAGACCGACAATCATCCCAGATTTAATGTACTTAACTGATTCCTTACCTGTTTGTTCTTTTAATGCATTTTGATCCATTAATATTCCTCCTAATTAAAGCGATCTGCAACTGGCAATAGTTGCTGATATTCTGGATGTAGTTTGAATTGCGCTACCGCATATGGACACATGAGCTTGACAATGTATTGTTTTTTTGTTGCATAATCCACAAATTGACGTACTAGTTCAGCTGCAATTCCTTGCCCACGGTAAGTTGGTTGCACAAAAACGCGTTCAACGACAACGTGATCATTTGTATCTGGAACTTTTGGAAAACTGATCTCGCCAACTAAAGGTTCTTGATCGTCAAAAGCAATGATCCGCTGACCATCAACTCGATATTGCATATAAACACATCCTTTCATAATAATTTTCGATAAACTGCTTTTAAAAGTCAAGTTATCAAAGCAATACCATTAACTTATTATCTAGCATATAATAGTATACTGGAATTATTAAGAATAAAACACTATGAGGTGAACGTAATGAAACGTGGATTTAAGATTGTTTCTAGTAAGAAAGGCCAAGATATACATTTACCCCAACGGCAAACAACTCGGGCGGCCGGATATGATTTTGAGGCATCAGAAGATTTTATTCTGCCATCAATTTGGAAAGGCAATTTCTTGAAGGCACTATGGCAAATCCATCAACAAAAAAAGCTAACTGATGAAGAATTTAAGGCTGCTGATTCCTGCTTAAAGCCATACTTAGTACCCACCGGCATCAAAGCCTATATGCAACCTGATGAATTTCTTTTATTAGCTAACCGATCAAGTGGTCCTTTTAAACGCCGCTTGATTCTACCAAATGGAATTGGCATTGTGGATGCAGATTATTATGATAATTATAGTAATGAAGGTGAAATCTTCTTCCAACTTATTAACTATGGGCTGCGGGATTATCATATAAAAAAGGGAGAACGGATCGGTCAGGGAATTTTTATGCCATATTTAATCGCTGATGGTGAAGAACAACCAACCGCTAAACGGACTGGTGGATTTGGTTCAACAAAAGAATAAATAAACTTAGAGAGGAATTAAAGCAATGGCAAAAGTTCGAACACAATATGTTTGCCAAAACTGTGGTTATAACTCACCACGCTACTTAGGGCGGTGTCCAAACTGTGGTGAGTGGAATACTTTAGTAGAAGAACAGGTAGAAACCAGTTCAGCTCCAACGAAAAAAGCAACTACCACCTTAACTGGCTTAGTTGCCAAACCACAGAAAATTAATGAGATTGATAGTACAGAAACTCCTCGTGTTAAAACAAAATTGAACGAGTTAAATCGCGTATTAGGTGGTGGAATCGTTCCAGGATCGCTAATTCTAATTGGTGGGGATCCTGGAATCGGGAAATCAACCCTCCTTTTACAAGTTTCTGGACAATTAAGTGATGAGCATCACCGGGTTTTATATGTGTCTGGAGAAGAAAGTGGGACACAAATTAAAATGCGGGCGGAACGGTTGAAAGTTGCTGGGGATGACTTTTATGTGTATCCAGAAACGAACATGGATAGTATTCAGGATACTATTCGTGACCTCAAGCCAGAGTATGTCGTTATTGACTCAGTACAAACAATGCAGGCGACTGATGTAAGTTCCGCAATTGGGAGTGTATCGCAAATTCGTGAAGTTACCGCCCAGTTAATGCAGATTGCTAAAAGTAATAACATTACAATTTTTGTCGTTGGTCATGTGACAAAGGGTGGTGCAATCGCCGGCCCCAAGATTTTAGAGCACATGGTTGATACGGTTTTGTATTTTGAAGGAGACCTGCACCATACTTATCGTATATTGCGATCAGTGAAAAATCGATTTGGTTCAACCAATGAGCTCGGTATTTTTGAGATGCATACAAATGGGCTGACGGAAGTAAAAAATCCATCAGAAATCTTTTTAGAGGAACGATTACATGATGCAACCGGTTCAGCGGTCGTTGTTTCATTAGAAGGAACGCGACCAATTTTGGTTGAAATTCAGGCACTGGTAACACCGACTATTTATGGGAATGCACAGCGAACTGCTACCGGCTTGAACAGAAATCGAGTATCATTGATAATGGCAGTATTAGAGAAACGTGCTAACCTAATGCTTCAAAATCAAGATGCCTACTTAAAAGCAGCGGGGGGCGTTAAGTTAGATGAGCCAGCAATTGATTTAGCAATTGCAGTAAGTATTGCCTCCAGTTATCGGGATAAAGGAACCCAGCCAACTGATGCATTTGTCGGTGAAGTAGGTTTGACTGGGGAAATTCGCCGGGTAAACCGCATTGAACAGCGGGTTGCTGAAGCAGAAAAACTTGGCTTTAAACGAATATATATTCCCAAAAATAATTTAAAAGGTTGGAAACCGTCAACTAATATTCAAGTAGTTGGGGTCTCAACCCTTAAAGAAGCGTTATATTTAGCGTTGGGGTAAAAAATAAATAATTGAAAGGATGAAGCAAATGCGGCGTAGAATGATTACTCTCATTTATATTCTAGTTGGCGCGGCAGTGGGATTTTACTATTTGCCATTATTGTGGGGGATTTTGAACATCGCTCTTAATCCGGCATTATTAGTATTTATCGACATTATTATTGGTGCACTTATTTTCTGGCTATTATCACTCCCATTGGTTAGCGGCACTGAAAAGTTGATTCAGCGAATTGAAAAGGAACTAACCAAGCATAGTCCCGTATACCTTTTCTTTGGGACTTTGCTAACGATTATTGGCTTAGTTTTAGCAGTTCTTATTTCCATTCCATTGTGGAGAACGAGGATTCCGGTAATTAATAATATTTTGCCGATCCTTCTAATGATTGTTTTTAGTTATTTTGGTTTTCGAATTGGTACGACGCGGTTAGATGATTGGCGCAAAGCATTTACCCATGCCAAAAGTGGCAAAAATGATGATGGCAATGTAATTGAACGTCAAGATGATAATTACCATCATTATAAAATTCTAGATACGAATATTCTGATTGATGGACGCATTTATGATCTAGTCAAAACGGGTTTTTTAGAAGGAACGTTACTGGTTCCTAACTTTGTTTTATATGAATTACAATATATTGCTGATTCTGGCGAAAGCATTAAGCGTGTTCGTGGACGCCGTGGCCTTGATATCTTAAACAAGTTACGGAAAGAAAAAATTGTTCCAATCGAAATGTATGATGGGGACTTTGAAGATATTCCAGAGGTTGATAGTAAATTAATTACCCTCGCTAAAAAAGTCGATGGGGTAATTGTGACAAATGATTATAACCTTAATAAAGTAATTCAATTCCAAAACGTTCAAGTATTGAATATTAATAACTTGGCAAAATCATTACGACCACGAGTTATTCCGGGCGAAACGATGACGGTTGTTGTTGTGAAAAAAGGAACTGAACGACAACAGGGTGTTGCTTATCTTGACGATGGAACGATGGTGGTTGTTGAAGATGGTCGTTACTTTATGGATAAACAAATTGAAGTTGAAGTAACTAGTGCTCTTCAAACAGACGCTGGTCGAATGATCTTTGCCCGCCCTCTCCATTCACAACGAGGAATTGACGAGCATACGGATGCGGAACATAAAGAAAACCGAAATAATAAAGATAAGAAAAAATAATAAAGAATGGCTGTGAAGAAGAAATAGAGTTTTCTTACTTCCAGCTATTTTTTTAAACACCTGAAATGTCAATTTAAATTAGAAAAAAGGTGAAAGTTGTTCTTCTGTGACATGACTCAAGAATACTTCTAAT
This region includes:
- the rpiA gene encoding ribose-5-phosphate isomerase RpiA: MDQNALKEQTGKESVKYIKSGMIVGLGTGSTVKYMVDELGKQVQEGKIKDIIGVTTSNRTAKQARDLGITIKDIDDVDHIDLTIDGADEISDDFQGIKGGGGALLWEKIVANASNKVMWIVDESKLVHKLGAFPLPVEVIPFGSQHVFDRLEKKGYKPTWRMDGDKKFRTDENNYIIDLHLGEIDDPKALADELIHMVGIVETGLFLNRVNDVIVGTPEGPKVLHVR
- a CDS encoding amino acid ABC transporter ATP-binding protein; this translates as MKLTNINKNFGNKNVLKNTTLEFPAGKTTVMVGPSGSGKSTILRSLNLLVMPESGQYDFDDHHLDFSQKISNKDKLAIRQETGMVFQDYNLFPNKTVLGNIIEGPTQVLKQPKKEAIANAHNLLAKVGLADYGEAYPNELSGGQAQRVAIARALAMSPKYILLDEPTSALDPELELSVLKVLLQLAEEKQSMVIVTHNMVFAKHIADKIIFVENGEILYNGTPDEFFAPDNPNKRIKNFIASMTMENLK
- a CDS encoding amino acid ABC transporter permease, with the translated sequence MWEIIKTSLPQLLAAGFKYTIPLAIISFFFGLIIALVTALVRLSRQHGAFMILKWIASFYVWLFRSTPLLVQLFIVFFGLPYLRIKGVLPHGIKLEPFTAGIITFSLNTGAYASETIRAAISSVPTGQWEAGAAIGMTRLQILWRIILPQALRVALPPLSNSFISLVKDTSLAASITIMEMFAVSQQIAAENYQPLLMYTLVAMVYAAFTTILSYFQGYLERVVDRQVNANNR
- a CDS encoding alpha/beta hydrolase; its protein translation is MTIHELANNPTLSGQVRLIENIVYGAMDGEALHMSILAPWTQRFPKQYQTEPRPLIVFVQGSSWRTPKMGEEIPQLVQFVRAGYIVATVQHRSSIDGHPFPAFLQDVKTAIRFLRANAQKYAIDPQQVAIWGTSSGANAAMLVGLTGDDPRYKVDLYQDESDAVDAVVSCFAPMDVEKTFEYDANVPGNKLLQYCLLGSDVSKWPEIEKQMSPLYQVKDGQNYPPFLLFHGDADKVVPYEQMEKMYMRLKDNGNSVEAYRVKGANHERDFWSPTIYNIVQKFLDDQFK
- a CDS encoding 2,3-bisphosphoglycerate-dependent phosphoglycerate mutase, giving the protein MRYYKIVAKGSEKMAELVIVRHGQSQANRDNIFTGWTDVPLTPKGIEQGELVGKELLRLGIQFSDAYTSYMERAIMTTNIILEEINQLYIPVHKTWRLNERHYGALSGRNKDEVKKEIGAEQLHKWRRGFKDLPPQLKERQHDRRYDRLGVKIPLSESLEMTLQRLLPYWQGHIAPRLIDGHNQLIVAHGSSLRALIKYLDGISDDDIDKVEVPNGKPILYRFDDHLNVIKKTFITMDGEIDDNTRISK
- a CDS encoding C1 family peptidase, which codes for MSFSINKEDIASFHKNYRHYPNSSVLENTVTKNGVRNASFNWHSIADNTPHFSIDLKTGDVADQKQSGRCWMFAALNTMRHDMQQKFNLPDNFELSQAYQFFWDKFEKSNYFYQNVIKTAKKPTDSRKVSWLMNEPQNDGGQWDMLCALISKYGVMPKAAMPESFNSSNSREIDEVLNNKLRHDAVILRKMINKDHANEEAIDETRRKMLNENYRMLAYTFGEPVSHFDFEYRTKKDNEFHRDTNLTPQEFFKKYVGWNLDDYISIIQAPTADKKYHQTYTIDMLGNVVGGREIKHLNLPMDEFKQLAIEQLKNGESVWFGSDVIKYSETKLGIMALNTYDYDKLFDVDLEMTKAEALDYGESMMDHAMVITGVDLVDGKPTKWKVENSWGNKVGHKGYFIMSDDWMDKYCYQVVINKKYLSEDLKHDYAKSPVVLKPWDPMGTLA
- a CDS encoding GNAT family N-acetyltransferase, with translation MQYRVDGQRIIAFDDQEPLVGEISFPKVPDTNDHVVVERVFVQPTYRGQGIAAELVRQFVDYATKKQYIVKLMCPYAVAQFKLHPEYQQLLPVADRFN
- a CDS encoding IS30 family transposase, with product MTYTHLTTNELTIIAHSFVQKLKAYRVAQMINRCAENVYRVYRYLETGASIADYQDHYMRNKQRCGRKRTQLSLAELTYINDKIAQGWTPDTIIGRAERPISCNRRTLYRMFERGQFGFDVRSLPMRGKRHPNRYVERRGKAGQLGRSIHERAKDFPHYATEFGHLEADTVQGKKHQGAVMTLTERQSKVEIVLNVHEKTADAINQHLSQWLRKFPRYFFKSITFDNGKEFAGWREIANQFDLHTYFAEVGAPNQRGLNENNNGLLRRDGLTKQLDFRNLPDELVTQLMSKRNNLPRKSLGYRTPYEVFMSYVTDEQLFSF
- a CDS encoding PLP-dependent aspartate aminotransferase family protein, whose protein sequence is MKFNTQLIHGGNSEDPTTGAVSTPIYRSSTFHQHVLGGEPKWEYSRTGNPTRASLEKLIAELEHGTAGFAFASGSAAIYATFSLFSQGDHFVVGSDVYGGTFRLINKVLKRFGLEFTVVDMQDLEAVENAIQDNTVAVYFETPTNPLLQIADIKAIADIAKKHGVKTIVDNTFATPYNQQPLTLGADIVVHSATKYLGGHSDVVAGLAVTNDDEIAEQLTFLQNSIGSTLGPDDSWLLQRGMKTLGARIRVHQENANEVINFLQNDDHIGKIYYPGIKDFPGHEVAAKQMRNFGAMISFELKDGLDAKKFVESLQLIDLAESLGGIESLIEVPAVMTHGSIPREIRLENGIKDELIRLSVGIEDPEDIIADLQQALKKLD
- a CDS encoding transporter substrate-binding domain-containing protein, producing the protein MKFWKKALLTIAALTVGTSAGITGVSAASSAVNSELVHKGELTIGLEGTYSPYSYRKNNKLTGFEVDLGKAVAKKMGLKANFVPTKWDSLIAGLGSGKFDVVMNNITQTPERAKQYNFSTPYIKSRFALIVPTDSNIKSLKDIKGKKIIAGTGTNNANVVKKYKGNLTPNGDFASSLDMIKQGRAAGTVNSREAWYAYSKKNSTKGLKMIDVSSEQDPAKISALFNKKDTAIQSSYNKALKELQQDGTVKKLSEKYFGADITE